Below is a genomic region from Cotesia glomerata isolate CgM1 linkage group LG5, MPM_Cglom_v2.3, whole genome shotgun sequence.
CCTTTCAAAGTacttcttaaatttaattcgcTTTTATTACAGACTATTTTCCCAGTtatgtttttcaatttatcaaatttagtcATTATGTATTGAGGTTATAATAATGTGAAAATATTTCGCTCAATTAATTCTACTCGGTTTAATCATATTtatacattaaataattaaacaattttttttattgagttatGTTTATTACAATACTAAATTgtgttttgtttaaaaaaaaccaataaACTCGTTCCAGCGAAGCGTTGagatgtttattttattttattttttttttttttttttcaatgtagtGGAGCCACTCACTATTTTTCGTTCTCTAACTTCGTCTGTCTACCATTTCTCACAAAAAAAGCAGTGGATGAGCTCGTCTACCAACGTGTATTCtctaatccgaacaaaaacagtttcactgtaaaaaaatcacgccaagtccacgttcataagactataaagaaaaaaaaattttatttctttacaaaaagatataaaataaaaaattaaaaaatccaagtaaccgatatggttgtatatgattttcggcaattaaaaaaaattttgttgtaaatttaaaaattaaaagaaacaattttggaacgtatttagtgtgcgtggttacgaaatatttcactttttatgaaattcctaaaatctatctactaggactttaaaaaaaaattgaagtacacaatgacgcacaccaagtacgttccaaaattgtttcttttaatttttaaatttacaacaaaattttttttaatttccgaaaatcatatacaaccatatcggttacttggattttttaattttttattttatatctttttgtaaagaaataaaattttttttcttaatagtcttatgaacgtggacttggcgtgatttttttacagtgaaactgtttttgttcggatttcagtattttttgtaattataataaaaattgacaattttaatttaatacatttccggtggcaaactatcccctttaagctatagttcatgtaaaagttattcttgcgccgcctggcgtgtgtaattgcaagctgtcaaatatctttttcactgtagtttcccatctattataagattagcatgcatccttaAGGTGCTTTTTCATGCTGACGCTTGACGCTAGTTTCTAGCGTAAAATTTGGTCACGTGATGAGAATTTAACACTGCGCCATCTAAGAAAAATTGTAGCGAAAAAGCTAAACATAGTTTAGCTTTTTTAACGGGTGATATAAGCGTCAGCGTAACTCGAACAGTGATATCGATAATCAATAGTAATCGATCTTTATAAAACAACAACAATCAGCTGTTACTTTgtgatgatataaaaaaaaaaaaaaaatagcgagtgtaaaaataaataaaaacaaatacttaaaaatagcacatacaattttattcaaagttGCCAGTTATTATATTAAGTGCGGTGTGAATATTAAAACTATTCACAATGAGTTTTGAggtaaatatcaattattattaacaaatatgaTATATAAACGTAGTAAAAGAATCTAAACGGTTTTTATTGTAATGTAGGAAGTACGTGTTGTTTTTACATGTGGCATATGTGAAATGATATGTGATGATTACCAACACCATCCATGCCTAAATGATTATGACGATGTCCACTTAgacgaaaattattatttctatccTCTCTTAGGTTTATTGCTGCAAATAATAGTGtaacaaaaaagtaaaataattattaaaaattacacatatCTTATTTTCAGGTGATAAAGAAACTAGTATTCGACGAGCGATTCTTCGAGACGGTAGGGAAGGACTGATTGAAGATTCCATTTATGGCAACAAAGAGAATTGTTGTCAAAATTCATGttagtaaaaatattcattttcatttttaatttaaatgatactAGCTTCGGAACCCGGCGTTGCCcgagttaaatattttttagaaccTTCCAAatcaattttgatatttttaaaacagtgTAGAACAAACTAAACCcatcagaattatttttcacaaacTAAGtacttgaattaaaattagtgTCTAATCTTTTTATACATGTATGAGTAAATATGTTCTGTAATTTATTCCAGTTAAATCTCCACCAGAAACTCAAAAATCAACAAAGCGACGTAATACGGCAGCATCaaaaacaagtaaaaaaaaattaagtgacGAGGAGATCgaacatttaattattgaggTACAAAATAGAATTCCTTTGtggaattttaatatttcactaGCGGAAAGAACACGAGAAATAACAGTTACGCTTTGGGAAGAAGTTTCTGCAGCATTGAATGGTAAAAATGAATGATTGTATCTTTTATAGCGTCTACTCTATCAAAATGAAAtgctaatattaattaaaatgaagtataaaataaaaattttattaataacaatttgttTCACCAGGAAAATGAAGTGCTACcgaagctaaaaaaaaatttaaaagtttacgTGACACCTACCGTAAACTTATTCATGCAGAACATCGCGCTAGTGGTTCAGCTACAGTACCACCTGGAGACCCCTGGAAATTTTATCATTGCTGCGAGTTTCTCCGAGTTTCTCAATGCAATGAGGAAATTgccaatttttatcaaaatcacCTGCAATTTTTAACCAGTCACGGGTTGTTAAAGGGTAAGGTAACACCTTCGGCTGAAGACAATCCCATATAACTTGACAAGTTTCAGCAATGATATTTGCGGTTGACGTCACACCAACGAGATAATGATATGATATAGATGTCATACAATCTCCTGTCGCCAAATAtctaaaagtattttttataattagtattattttacTCCACgatactaaataataataacaaagttTACGTGATCTTATCGCAGAGTCATAACAAGTCGAGCGGTAGCTGAAATTGGTTCTCTCACAacgttttttttagttatatgTGGACCAATTAAGCACAGCAATTCTTCAAACTGAGAGGCAGACATACGAATgtaattttcgaatttttcaGGGAATGAAGAAAGTGTTGGAAATAGTGCTTCAAAACATCCGTGTTCTCGTCGTAATTTATACAACGGATTTACCCTAAATCTTTTctttttatacttatttttttttttttttgaatagcGATATCATTTAGAATAAGCGTAAGTAGAATCCTATTGCGTCGAAGCCTGTTTATTTGCGCTtgtcgaataattttttgacacttGTAAATCCACATTTGATAGTCATATTCACTAgacataattttatagataaatgTATTCACaaggataatttatttattaatgattgtGACGAGGTCACTAAGTTTGTAACTAAGTATTGGAA
It encodes:
- the LOC123264667 gene encoding uncharacterized protein LOC123264667 isoform X2 encodes the protein MICDDYQHHPCLNDYDDVHLDENYYFYPLLGDKETSIRRAILRDGREGLIEDSIYGNKENCCQNSFKSPPETQKSTKRRNTAASKTSKKKLSDEEIEHLIIEVQNRIPLWNFNISLAERTREITVTLWEEVSAALNGK
- the LOC123264667 gene encoding uncharacterized protein LOC123264667 isoform X1 codes for the protein MSFEEVRVVFTCGICEMICDDYQHHPCLNDYDDVHLDENYYFYPLLGDKETSIRRAILRDGREGLIEDSIYGNKENCCQNSFKSPPETQKSTKRRNTAASKTSKKKLSDEEIEHLIIEVQNRIPLWNFNISLAERTREITVTLWEEVSAALNGK